The Acidipropionibacterium virtanenii DNA segment ACCGAGCTGGGGATCTCGCCGGGCGAGACGCTGTGGTGCACGATCAAGGCCACCCAGGTCCGGGCGGTGCCGGCGGGTCCGGCGCAGGCGGGTCGCTGAGGACGGGCCGGAGGGCCCGGTACCGAAGGCCGCGCGCCGATGACGCGGCGGCCCCGGCAGCTCAGCCCACGGCCCTCCTGACCAGCTCTCGCAGCCGCTGCTCGACGGCGTCGTCCACCTCGACCACGGCGAAGGAGACCGGCCACATCGGGCCGTCGTCCAGGTTCGCGTGCTCGTCGAAGTTCACCGTGCCGTAGCGGGTCTTGAACTTGGACGCCGGCTGGTAGAAGACGATGTTCGTCCCGTCGGCGGCGTAGGTGGGGAATCCGTACCAGGTCTTGGGTGTCAGCCGGGGCGCCTCCTCGGAGACGATCCGGTGCAGCAGCACCGCGACCTCCTTGTCGACGCCGTCGAGGGCGTCGATGGCGGCGGCGCAGGCCTCCAGATCCTTGGCGATCTTCGCGGCCCCCTTGAGGCCCTTGGTGGTGCGCAACTCCTCGGCGCGCTGCTTCATGGCGGCGCGCTCCTCGTCACTGAATCCGCTCATGTCATGCTCCTCGGTCGATCCTCGGCCTGCGGGCCGGGCTTTCGCCGCGGGCCGGTGTCCGCCACCCTATGCGCCCGGAAGGGGCACCTCGCCCCCGTCGCCGTCGGTTCAGGCCACGGGATATCCACGCAGCGCCAGAGTTCGAACGCACCGCCTGGAATACCTGGCGCCGCGTTCGAACTCTGGCGCTGCGTGAGGGTGGGTGGGGGGCACGGCCGGCCAGGGCGGGGAGGTGGCTGATCCGGAGTGAGAGGGACATGGCCGGCCAGGAGTGGACGGGCGTGGGTTCCAG contains these protein-coding regions:
- a CDS encoding iron chaperone, giving the protein MSGFSDEERAAMKQRAEELRTTKGLKGAAKIAKDLEACAAAIDALDGVDKEVAVLLHRIVSEEAPRLTPKTWYGFPTYAADGTNIVFYQPASKFKTRYGTVNFDEHANLDDGPMWPVSFAVVEVDDAVEQRLRELVRRAVG